A region of Paenibacillus sp. 37 DNA encodes the following proteins:
- a CDS encoding GHKL domain-containing protein, with product MANTIAVYILGVLESTDFISWEQFNGDDYWILSKVMLLGCSIMFIVIQVVRLVAKRRSFAVHYRYYLLFLIVPIITIYQINVASIYSEKNIFYVFSVLGSLFLNVFIVYVFDNMVEKVQLAHENADLQRQMDYQDANYEKTVHSFKNIKSIIHDINQQFLYIDECIQRNELAAAGDHIKSTLNTIEGAYQRVNSGNLVIDALVTNTLAMGQANGIKIDTKIQLHSQHIQIDRYDLCVVLGNMLDNAIEASKKVRQAEDRYILIAMHSTSTALVIQIMNHVEQPIVDLKSDKPNPEYHGIGLTNISRMCEKYGGHMSIEHQHRKFNNMVVLPFHTDNP from the coding sequence ATGGCGAATACTATAGCAGTATATATTCTCGGAGTTTTGGAATCCACAGATTTCATCTCATGGGAACAGTTCAACGGAGATGACTACTGGATTCTTTCCAAGGTGATGCTGCTTGGTTGCAGCATCATGTTCATTGTTATTCAAGTTGTCCGCCTAGTCGCCAAACGTAGAAGTTTTGCCGTTCACTATCGTTATTATTTGCTGTTTCTCATCGTACCGATCATTACGATCTATCAGATCAATGTGGCCTCCATCTATAGTGAAAAAAACATATTTTACGTCTTTTCTGTACTAGGCTCTCTTTTTCTCAATGTGTTTATTGTTTATGTATTCGATAATATGGTGGAAAAGGTACAGCTCGCGCATGAAAATGCCGACTTGCAACGTCAGATGGATTACCAGGATGCCAACTATGAGAAGACCGTTCACAGTTTCAAAAACATTAAATCCATCATCCATGATATCAATCAGCAATTTCTGTATATTGATGAATGTATCCAACGTAACGAACTGGCGGCAGCAGGTGACCATATCAAGTCTACGTTAAATACGATTGAAGGTGCATACCAGAGGGTGAACTCCGGCAATCTGGTCATTGATGCTCTCGTTACGAATACCCTGGCTATGGGGCAGGCAAACGGAATCAAAATCGACACCAAAATCCAGCTTCACTCGCAACATATCCAGATCGATCGATACGATCTGTGTGTAGTGCTTGGTAACATGCTCGATAACGCAATTGAGGCCTCCAAGAAGGTTAGACAGGCCGAGGATCGATACATCCTGATTGCCATGCACTCCACATCAACTGCACTGGTCATCCAGATCATGAATCATGTGGAGCAACCGATCGTTGACTTGAAAAGTGACAAGCCCAATCCGGAGTACCATGGGATCGGTCTAACCAATATATCGCGAATGTGCGAGAAATATGGTGGACATATGAGTATTGAGCATCAGCATCGGAAATTTAACAACATGGTTGTGCTTCCGTTCCACACCGACAATCCCTGA